The genomic stretch CACGATGGCAAACCGCAAACCTACTCCGTTCCCTTCACAACCAGTCATCCGATCTTGGCCGTTCGCATGGATCCCTCACGCGGCCCGGGAACGCTGACCATCACCGACCTTTGCTTGATCGCCGAAGACGGCACCGTTTTGAAGACCTGGCAGTTTTGATCCACGCTGCTTAGCAAAGCTCCCTTCGTTTTGCTTTGACAATCGATGCGATCGCGTGCCAGACACCTAACCGTTGTAAATCTGTTTCCTTGGAGCTTGCTTGACGATGAATCGTCTTTTTCTTTTGCTATCGATGATGATCAGTTGCGTCTCAATGTCGGCAGCCGAGACGACCTTTGACGTTCTTTTCAACGGCAAAAACCTAGATGGATGGAAAGGCCTGGCCCCATTTTGGTCCGTGCGTGATGGAGCGATCGTCGGTGAATCAACCGCCGAAAACCCAATCAAGACGAACACGTTTTTGATTTGGCAGGGCGGCGACTTTGGCGACTTCGAGTTCCGATGCTTGGTTCGATTCACGGGCAACAACTCGGGCGTCCAATACCGCAGCGGCATCGTCGACAAAGACAACTTAGCGTTGGCCGGCTATCAAGCCGATCTGCATCCCAAACAAAACTACTTGGGCATGATGTACGGCGAGAAAACCGGACGAGGCATCATCGCAACGGGCGGCCAACGTGTGGTGATTGGTGACGATGGGAAACCACAGGTCACCGATCAATTGGCGCCAATCGAACCAACCGACGGTGACCACTGGAACGAACTACGAATCGTTGCTGTCGGCAATCGTATGGTTCATCAAATCAACGGCGTCACGACCGTCGATGTGACGGACGACCACGTTGACGCCAAGATGTCCGGCTTGCTGGGGCTTCAATTGCATCAGGGCCCCGCGATGAAGGCCGAGTTCCGCAGCTTGCTGATTCGTAAACTGGATGGCGAAGACGCCGCCCAAACGATGGCGAACGCCGTCGAAACGACATCGCTTCGAACGGACGATGTCGTCACTTCCAAAGCGTCGCCGCGTCCGACGAGCAACTCACGGGTCGAAGAAACTCCCAAGCCGACGTGGATCTGGGCTGACGAAGCTTCCAACGGTCAATCCGTTTGGTTTCGCCATCGCTTCACCGTTGCCGGCAAGGTTAAGAACGCTCAGATCTATGCCACGTGCGACAACAAGATCCAAGTCTCGATCAACGGTAAAAACATCGGCGCCAGCAACGCGTGGGAAAAACCGCTGACGCAAGACATCACCGCCGCGATCGAGAAAGGTGAAAACGTGATCGCGGTGGCCGGCCAGAACGAAGGCGGTATCGCTGCGATGGTCGCCAAGATCGTGATCGAAATGGCTGACGGAAAACTGCAAACGGTGGTTTCCGATGGTTCGTGGAAGATCAGCGAACAGAAAGCGGACGACTGGGATGCTGCCTCGTTCGACGATGCGAGCTGGAAAACCGCGACGACGATTCGCACCATCGGCGGACAACCTTGGGGCGTTCCGGGTTCGCCCAATGACGCGGGTGATGGATCACGGCCATTAGATCCACGGGATATCGTTGTGGCACCCGGATTCGTGGTGGATCGGATTTACGACGTGACCGACGACCAAGGCAGTTGGGTGTCGCTAGCCACCGATCCGAAGGGACGTATCTACGCGTCGGATCAACAACAAGCGGGACTGTATCGCTTGACCATCCGCGAAGACGCCGCACCGTTGGTCGAAAAAGTTTCGGTCGGACCGTTGAAAGACTTATCGGGCGCTCAGGGGATGGTGTGGGCCGACGATAGTTTGTGGTTTCACCAAAGCGGTGGCAAGCTGCAACGCGTTCGTGACTCCAACGGCGACGATGTCTTAGATACCATAGAAGTGATTTCGAACTCCACGGAAGGCGGCGGCGAACACGGCAACCATGCCGTCATCCGAACCGAAGACGGCGAGGCGTTGTATCTGGACGGCGGCAACCACGCGCCGTTGGCCGATCACAAATCAAGTCGCGTCCCCATGTGGTCCGAAGGTTTGCTGCTGCCTCGGATGTGGGACGCTCGCGGACACGCACGTGGCAAACTGGCACCGGGCGGATGGGTCACTCGGTTGGATCCGAACACTCATGAACAAACCGTTCACTCGATCGGTTACCGCAACCAATACGACATCGCACTGAATCGTCACGGCGATTTGTTCGCCTACGATGCCGACATGGAATGGGACCTCGGATTGCCCTGGTATCGTCCGACGCGGATTTGCCAAGCGACCAGCGGATCGGATTTCGGTTGGCGAAGCGGTTCAGGGAAATGGCCCACCTACTACGAAGACACACTGCCACCGGTCGTCGAAATCGGGCCCGGTTCGCCGACGGGAATGGTGTCGGGCGGGGGAACCGATTTTCCGACCAAGTATCAAGACGCGATCTTCGCGCTCGATTGGACTTACGGAACCATGTACGCGATTCACTTGACCGAAGACGGTGCAGGATATCGCGGCGAAGCGGAACCGTTTCTCTACAGTTCGCCGCTGCCTTTAACGGACGCCGTCGTGGGCAGCGATGGAAGCCTCTACTTTGCCGTCGGTGGTCGCGGCACTCAATCGGGATTGTTTCGAGTCCGTTACGTCGGTAACTCGCGACGAGACGCGCCGACGGCCAACGATCCCGCGTCGACGAACGCTCGATCACAACGACGGAACCTGGAAGCCTTCCATGGCATCATCAGCGACAATGCCATCGCAACAGCTTGGCCGTTTTTGGCAAGCGACGATCGCTTCTTGCGTCATGCGGCGCGCATTGCCATTGAAAGCCAGCCCGTCGACCGCTGGGCAGATCGCGTCGCCGGTGAACCCGAAACACAGTCTCGGATCACGGCATCCGTCGCGCTAGCCCGAATGGGCAACGATTCGCATCAGGCAAAACTTGTCGACGGCTTGCTGGCGATGGATGCTGCTTCGTTGTCGACCAACCAAACACTCGGCTTACTGCGTGCCTATGCACTCGCGTTTTCGG from Rubripirellula tenax encodes the following:
- a CDS encoding family 16 glycoside hydrolase, translating into MNRLFLLLSMMISCVSMSAAETTFDVLFNGKNLDGWKGLAPFWSVRDGAIVGESTAENPIKTNTFLIWQGGDFGDFEFRCLVRFTGNNSGVQYRSGIVDKDNLALAGYQADLHPKQNYLGMMYGEKTGRGIIATGGQRVVIGDDGKPQVTDQLAPIEPTDGDHWNELRIVAVGNRMVHQINGVTTVDVTDDHVDAKMSGLLGLQLHQGPAMKAEFRSLLIRKLDGEDAAQTMANAVETTSLRTDDVVTSKASPRPTSNSRVEETPKPTWIWADEASNGQSVWFRHRFTVAGKVKNAQIYATCDNKIQVSINGKNIGASNAWEKPLTQDITAAIEKGENVIAVAGQNEGGIAAMVAKIVIEMADGKLQTVVSDGSWKISEQKADDWDAASFDDASWKTATTIRTIGGQPWGVPGSPNDAGDGSRPLDPRDIVVAPGFVVDRIYDVTDDQGSWVSLATDPKGRIYASDQQQAGLYRLTIREDAAPLVEKVSVGPLKDLSGAQGMVWADDSLWFHQSGGKLQRVRDSNGDDVLDTIEVISNSTEGGGEHGNHAVIRTEDGEALYLDGGNHAPLADHKSSRVPMWSEGLLLPRMWDARGHARGKLAPGGWVTRLDPNTHEQTVHSIGYRNQYDIALNRHGDLFAYDADMEWDLGLPWYRPTRICQATSGSDFGWRSGSGKWPTYYEDTLPPVVEIGPGSPTGMVSGGGTDFPTKYQDAIFALDWTYGTMYAIHLTEDGAGYRGEAEPFLYSSPLPLTDAVVGSDGSLYFAVGGRGTQSGLFRVRYVGNSRRDAPTANDPASTNARSQRRNLEAFHGIISDNAIATAWPFLASDDRFLRHAARIAIESQPVDRWADRVAGEPETQSRITASVALARMGNDSHQAKLVDGLLAMDAASLSTNQTLGLLRAYALAFSELGPPNDQQRSAVIKQLSPMLPSDDADVNTELIRVLTYLRDESLAAKAIELIQHRDAPELPPWFELAQRNSRYGSAVKQLIANHPPTRELGYAFMLRNLRQGWSMDARRAYFEFLNQAASASGGASYAGYLTRIRDEALATCSGTERKALEGLTGEDFNPKPDFAIVEPVGPGRKWTVESALGANRGSKDFQRGRSLFFSGKCAACHRLQGLGGDIGPDLTSVRNKFDEKYLVEAIIHPSKHISDQYGSSRVLTADGQVLTGLVVTKDNGDLTIYPIDENAKSVEVAADDIELVEESKISQMPEGLIDRFNGDEVKDLIGYIMAGGDADDGVYTKGKK